One Parashewanella spongiae genomic window, CGTGTTGCCAGCATAATTGCAAATAATGAATTGCACTTTCTGAAAGAAACGATGGCAAAATCGACAGAGCAAGGCATGCAAACCTTCGATCAGTCGCTGTTTGCGTTATACAAAGAAGGTGAGGTGAGTTATGCCGATGCATTGCATCATGCCGATTCACCTAATGATTTACGACTAATGATAAAACTTGATACTACCAATTCGTCAGATAAAAATAACGGCTTTATGGATGGAGTAACTTTAGATCTAGATTAAGTCATGGTCTACAGAGTTAAGTGCTGATAAAATCCGTTTTTTTTGAATACTTGTAGCAGGTTAAGCAGTGAACAATTTTTCAGGGTTATCTAAAGAGCAAGGGCACAGCAAAAGAAATAAAAAAGCTGTGCTATTGATTAATCTAGGTACACCAGATGAACCAACTACTGCTTCAGTGAGACGTTATTTAGCTGAATTTCTAGCAGACTCCCGTGTTGTTGAAATTCCTAAGCTGTTATGGAATGTGATCTTACACGGAATTGTTTTAAGGACTAGACCTGCTAAATCAGCAGCACTTTACAAGCAAATTTGGACCGAAGAAGGTTCTCCTTTGTTGGCTATTAGCAAACAACAAACCAGCAAATTACAAACTGCTTTAAATGCTGAAGAGTTAGATACAGATGTTTATCTGGCAATGCGCTACGGCAACCCTTCTATTCATGAAACACTCAGAAAAATGCATCAATCAGGTATTGATGATATCACTGTGTTACCGTTATATCCTCAATATGCAGCACCTACAACAGGATCAAGTTTTGATGCGATAAGCAAAGAATTACAAACTTGGCGTTATTTACCTTCATTGCATTTTATAAACACTTACCATGATCATCCTGATTATATAAAGGCTCTAAGCGCTTCTATTACTAATGACTTTAGTCTTCATGGCAAACCTAAAAAGTTGGTATTTTCTTACCATGGTATGCCAGAAAGAAACCTTAAACTGGGCGATCCATATTATTGCTTTTGTATGAAGACAACTCGACTTATCGTTGAATCGCTTGGCTTAAGTGAGCAAGATTATGTTGTTTGTTTTCAGTCTCGTTTTGGTAAAGCTAAATGGCTTTCCCCTTATACTGATGCAACACTGACCAAACTTGCAAAAGAAGGTGTTGATGATGTTGCTATTATCTGTCCCGCATTCAGTGCCGACTGCCTTGAAACTTTAGAAGAAATTGAAGAAGAAAATCGATTAGTGTTCGAAGCGGCTGGTGGAAAAAAATATCGTTATATTGCAGCGTTAAATGATGATGAATTGCATATTGAAATGATGAAAAATTTAGTTAAACCCTATTTGAAAAACTGAAGTAGTATGACTTTTGTGTCGTAATGTGAATTACGACACAAAACAAACGCTTAATTTATAATATAGTAAATGGTATAAGAGCACTTATGAATAATGGTTCTCGAAATAGCTTTCAACAATCAGTACAGCAGAAACTGAATCCACTTGATCTTTACTTAACTTCTTAAAACCGCCAAGTTCAAAGAGTCGTGCTTTTGCATCCGTAGTGGTTAATCGTTCATCTTGCAGTGCGATTTCAATGCCAAAACGCCCATGTAAACGGTTAGCGAATTTTTTCGCCCGCAGGGTCAGAGGTTGCTCTGTGCCATCCATATTAAGAGGCAAGCCGATAACTAATAAGTTTGGCTTCCAACGTTTAATAATCGTTTCAATTACATTCCAATCAGGTATGCCATCATTGGCTTTAACGGCTTGCTCAGGGGATGCTTGAAAAGTGATGTTTTGTCCGACGGCAACTCCGATACTTTTGGTACCAAAATCAAAGCCCAATACTGTCATTGTTGTCATTATTTTGTCTTATAACTTACTGATGCTGTAGGCACTATCTATGAGTGACCGACTTGAGAAGAAACTTGCCAAGATTCAAATCCGAGTATTTTACTAGCTTCTTGCCAACGT contains:
- the hemH gene encoding ferrochelatase, with translation MNNFSGLSKEQGHSKRNKKAVLLINLGTPDEPTTASVRRYLAEFLADSRVVEIPKLLWNVILHGIVLRTRPAKSAALYKQIWTEEGSPLLAISKQQTSKLQTALNAEELDTDVYLAMRYGNPSIHETLRKMHQSGIDDITVLPLYPQYAAPTTGSSFDAISKELQTWRYLPSLHFINTYHDHPDYIKALSASITNDFSLHGKPKKLVFSYHGMPERNLKLGDPYYCFCMKTTRLIVESLGLSEQDYVVCFQSRFGKAKWLSPYTDATLTKLAKEGVDDVAIICPAFSADCLETLEEIEEENRLVFEAAGGKKYRYIAALNDDELHIEMMKNLVKPYLKN
- the ruvX gene encoding Holliday junction resolvase RuvX, coding for MTTMTVLGFDFGTKSIGVAVGQNITFQASPEQAVKANDGIPDWNVIETIIKRWKPNLLVIGLPLNMDGTEQPLTLRAKKFANRLHGRFGIEIALQDERLTTTDAKARLFELGGFKKLSKDQVDSVSAVLIVESYFENHYS